The proteins below come from a single Larimichthys crocea isolate SSNF chromosome XIV, L_crocea_2.0, whole genome shotgun sequence genomic window:
- the slc6a20 gene encoding sodium- and chloride-dependent transporter XTRP3 codes for MGQDARPNWDSPMQFVLACVSYAVGLGNVWRFPYLCQMHGGGGFLIPYLIMLFLEGVPLFYLELAIGQKMSLGSIGAWTAISPYLGGVGLASVVTSLYLCLYYNIINAWSFWYLFHSFQSVLPWAECPINSNRTGPTEECEKATPTQYFFYRETLNIAPSIEENGGIHGGQALCLLLAWVITYLFIVRGVKSTGKVVYFTATFPYAVLLIYLVRGITLHGAINGVKFMFTPNMEHLADPNTWINAATQIFFSLGLGFGSLIAFASYNHYNNNFERQAIVVSLINSGTSIFASIVTFSIYGFKATVNYESCLERTRVLLLNTFNIAEDNINIDNVFEWIEKLNTTYPEQFAKLNNKLEECDLETELSSAVEGAGLAFIVYSEAIKNMPLPQLWSVLYFLMLLMLGMGSMLGNVTAIITPLRDFKVMSHMSSELFNGLVCVFCLLLGLGFTTTSGNYWFTIFNDYGATFSLLFIVLIEVITVSYIYGLKRFEKDIEDMLGHRPNWYWKIMWSITSPLLLIFLFIIYIVKYINGGTPTYQAWNKELGTSVVTEYPVFGQLFIGLLLVSSISCVPLTALYVFCKKRKLGNHEKREHTVSTVSA; via the exons GGGGCTTCTTGATTCCATACCTCATCATGCTATTCCTGGAGGGTGTTCCCTTATTCTACTTAGAGCTTGCCATCGGTCAGAAGATGAGTCTAGGCAGTATTGGGGCATGGACTGCCATCAGCCCTTATTTGGGAGGAGTGG GTCTTGCTAGTGTTGTGACATccctgtatctgtgtctgtattACAACATCATCAATGCATGGAGTTTCTGGTAcctctttcattcatttcaa TCAGTCTTGCCCTGGGCAGAATGCCCTATCAATTCCAACCGCACAGGACCGACAGAGGAGTGTGAAAAGGCTACACCCACCCAGTACTTCTTCTACAGGGAAACATTGAACATCGCTCCCTCTATTGAAGAGAATGGAGGCATTCATGGTGGCCAGGCACTGTGCCTCCTGCTTGCCTGGGTGATTACCTACCTGTTTATTGTCCGAGGAGTAAAGTCAACTGGAAAG GTGGTAtacttcacagccacttttCCATACGCGGTCCTCTTGATCTACCTGGTCCGGGGCATCACTCTTCATGGTGCCATCAATGGTGTCAAATTCATGTTCACTCCCAAT atgGAACACCTTGCCGACCCTAATACATGGATCAATGCGGCCACTCAGATCTTTTTCTCTCTGGGTTTGGGTTTTGGGTCACTCATAGCTTTTGCCAGCTACAACCACTATAACAACAACTTCGAGCGCCAGGCCATTGTTGTTTCCCTGATCAACAGTGGAACCTCCATCTTTGCCAGCATTGTCACCTTTTCCATTTATGGGTTCAAGGCCACTGTCAACTACGAGAGCTGTctggaaag GACACGTGTACTGCTGCTGAATACTTTTAATATTGCAGAGGACAATATCAACATTGACAATGTCTTTGAGTGGATTGAAAAGTTGAACACAACCTACCCAGAACAGTTTGCCAAACTCAATAACAAACTGGAAGAATGTGATCTGGAGACGGAACTAAGCAGT gcAGTAGAGGGGGCAGGTCTGGCCTTCATAGTGTACAGTGAAGCCATTAAAAATATGCCATTGCCTCAGCTGTGGTCAGTGCTGTACTTTCTCATGCTCTTGATGTTGGGAATGGGCAGCATGCTGGGCAATGTCACTGCTATCATCACTCCACTAAGAGACTTCAAGGTTATGTCCCACATGAGCAGCGAGTTGTTTAATG gtttagtgtgtgtgttctgtttgcTGCTTGGCCTGGGCTTCACCACTACATCTGGAAATTACTGGTTTACCATATTCAACGACTATGGAGCCACATTCTCCCTGCTGTTCATCGTCCTCATTGAGGTCATAACTGTCAGTTACATCTATGGACTTAAAag GTTTGAAAAAGACATTGAAGACATGCTTGGTCATCGTCCCAACTGGTACTGGAAGATCATGTGGTCAATAACCAGTCCCCTTCTCCTCATCTTCCTTTTCATCATCTATATTGTCAAATACATCAACGGAGGGACGCCCACCTACCAAGCATGGAACAAAGAGCTG GGTACATCAGTGGTGACAGAATATCCTGTCTTTGGCCAACTCTTCATCGGGCTGCTTTTGGTGTCCTCCATTAGCTGTGTTCCCCTCACAGCTCTGTATGTCTTCTGCAAGAAGAGGAAACTTGGAAACCATGAGAAGAGGGAGCATACAGTCAGCACAGTATCTGCTTAG